From the genome of Geminocystis herdmanii PCC 6308, one region includes:
- a CDS encoding RNA-guided endonuclease InsQ/TnpB family protein — translation MRQVERHIIKESHPHWKEIDKLCFLSKNLYNYANCLVRQSFIFQKTYLNYNQIYHQVKNSSDYRELPSKVSQQILRILDKNWQSFFEANKAYEENPSKFKGKPRLPNYKDKIKGRNLLVYTIQAISKTSLKKGKIKLSKTEIEFPTKVENIACVRIIPRLKQYVIEVVYERVNKCTVNNPNSVAAIDIGVDNLAALTSNQKGFTPILVNGRVLKSINQFYNKIKAKLQSKLKGKSPTSSRIQRLTAKRNNQIENYLHVCSRWIINYLDERGIGQLIIGKNPLWKKEVNNGKKNNQSFVNIPHARFVEMLKYKGEMAGIKVIISEESYTSRASFLSLDEIPTYGEEKEEKYKFSGYRESRGMYKQKGAKKRINADVNGSYNIMRKVIPTVFDGGIEGVVVRPVRITPNQAKN, via the coding sequence ATGAGACAAGTTGAGAGACACATAATTAAAGAAAGTCATCCTCACTGGAAAGAGATAGATAAACTATGTTTTCTTTCCAAAAATCTCTATAACTATGCGAATTGTTTAGTGCGTCAATCTTTTATTTTTCAGAAAACTTATTTAAACTATAATCAGATATATCATCAGGTAAAAAATAGCTCAGATTATCGAGAATTACCTAGTAAAGTAAGTCAACAAATATTAAGGATATTAGATAAAAATTGGCAAAGTTTTTTTGAGGCAAATAAAGCCTACGAAGAAAATCCATCCAAATTTAAAGGAAAGCCAAGACTGCCCAATTATAAAGATAAAATAAAAGGGAGAAACTTATTAGTTTATACCATTCAAGCTATCAGTAAAACAAGTTTAAAAAAAGGAAAAATAAAACTGTCAAAAACAGAAATAGAGTTTCCCACAAAAGTCGAAAATATAGCTTGTGTGAGAATAATTCCCAGATTAAAACAGTATGTAATAGAGGTAGTTTATGAAAGAGTAAATAAATGTACAGTAAATAATCCGAACTCTGTGGCGGCAATAGATATAGGAGTGGACAATTTAGCAGCGTTAACATCAAACCAAAAAGGATTTACACCGATACTGGTTAACGGACGGGTGCTAAAAAGTATCAACCAATTTTACAATAAAATTAAGGCAAAATTACAGAGTAAATTAAAAGGGAAATCTCCCACATCTTCTCGAATTCAAAGATTAACAGCAAAACGAAATAATCAAATAGAAAATTATCTTCATGTCTGTAGTCGATGGATAATAAATTATTTAGATGAAAGAGGAATAGGACAATTAATTATAGGCAAAAATCCCCTATGGAAAAAAGAGGTAAATAATGGGAAAAAAAATAATCAATCATTTGTAAATATCCCTCATGCTCGTTTTGTAGAAATGTTAAAATACAAAGGAGAAATGGCGGGAATAAAAGTGATTATAAGTGAAGAAAGTTATACATCCCGTGCTAGTTTTTTGTCATTAGATGAGATTCCGACTTATGGGGAGGAAAAAGAGGAAAAATACAAGTTTAGTGGTTATCGAGAATCGAGAGGAATGTATAAGCAAAAAGGAGCAAAAAAACGCATAAATGCGGACGTGAATGGTTCTTACAACATAATGAGAAAAGTAATCCCAACAGTTTTTGACGGAGGGATAGAGGGCGTTGTAGTTCGTCCAGTTAGGATAACTCCTAATCAAGCTAAAAATTAG
- a CDS encoding PQQ-dependent sugar dehydrogenase, with translation MKVKYLPLILVLSLISCTANKAESQLIKPSQSPSISTEILNPEPIEIKLEDLPSPFSSDSASKPPQILPIPSPRIFNLPEGFTVNVYAEGLNNPRWLALTPEGHVLVTETRDNRITLLEDTNNDGVADRTSVFADKSNGLNIPFGMAFRDNYFFLGNHDAVKRYDYTQGQLQLEGEGKQIATLPGGGYNQHWTRNVVVSPTEDKLYVSIGSRSNADVEELPRASIQTMDFEGNNQETFAFGLRNPVGLDFHPVTKKLYTTVNERDGLGDDLVPDYFTSVVKGGFYGWPYSYLSPNLLDPRYENDTTNSELVSQTITPDVLIKSHSAPLGMQFYDGDTFPEKYRHGAFVAFRGSWNRNEGTGYKLVFIPFDEQGNPKGYYEDFLTGFLIDRTIPSTWGRPVGVLVLPDGSLLFTEEANGVVYRVQYSEDRKTGRLYF, from the coding sequence ATGAAAGTAAAATATTTACCATTGATCTTGGTTTTGTCTTTAATTTCTTGTACTGCCAATAAAGCAGAATCCCAATTAATAAAACCATCTCAAAGCCCCTCAATTTCTACAGAAATATTAAATCCTGAACCCATTGAAATCAAATTAGAAGATTTACCGTCACCCTTTTCTTCTGATAGCGCCTCAAAACCACCTCAAATCTTACCCATTCCCTCTCCTAGAATTTTTAACTTACCCGAAGGTTTTACGGTGAATGTTTATGCAGAAGGATTAAACAACCCTCGTTGGTTAGCTTTAACTCCCGAAGGTCATGTTTTAGTAACAGAAACGAGAGATAATCGCATTACCTTATTAGAGGATACAAATAATGATGGTGTTGCCGATCGAACTTCTGTTTTTGCTGACAAATCAAATGGTTTAAACATTCCTTTTGGTATGGCTTTTAGGGATAATTACTTTTTTTTAGGGAATCATGATGCCGTTAAACGTTATGATTATACTCAAGGACAACTGCAATTAGAAGGTGAAGGAAAACAAATCGCCACTTTACCCGGTGGAGGATATAATCAACATTGGACAAGAAATGTTGTAGTTTCTCCTACGGAAGATAAACTATATGTTTCCATTGGTTCTCGTAGTAATGCAGATGTAGAGGAGTTGCCGAGGGCTTCCATTCAGACGATGGATTTTGAAGGCAATAATCAAGAAACCTTTGCCTTTGGTTTACGCAATCCTGTGGGTTTGGACTTTCACCCCGTCACCAAAAAACTATATACAACGGTGAATGAAAGAGATGGTTTAGGGGATGATTTAGTACCTGATTATTTTACCAGTGTAGTCAAAGGAGGCTTTTATGGTTGGCCTTATAGTTATTTGTCTCCCAATTTATTAGACCCTCGTTATGAGAATGATACTACTAATTCTGAGTTGGTGAGTCAAACTATTACCCCTGATGTGTTAATTAAATCTCATTCAGCACCATTAGGAATGCAATTTTATGACGGCGATACTTTCCCAGAAAAATATCGTCATGGTGCATTTGTGGCTTTTCGAGGTTCGTGGAATCGCAATGAGGGAACGGGTTATAAATTAGTGTTTATTCCTTTTGATGAACAAGGTAATCCTAAAGGTTATTATGAGGATTTTTTAACGGGTTTTTTGATCGATCGAACTATTCCTTCCACATGGGGAAGACCAGTGGGAGTATTGGTTTTACCTGATGGTAGTTTGTTATTTACAGAAGAAGCTAATGGTGTTGTCTATCGGGTGCAATACTCCGAAGACAGGAAGACAGGAAGATTGTATTTCTGA
- a CDS encoding WD40 repeat domain-containing protein, with protein sequence MIIFWLEWLEYLGVLLTIIGLVLSFSFGSNNLLFIAITITFILNILNRVRSENRSKARIAGALSVQLKRFSADVEEINQKINQYIEQQKTLTSPPKIASTVQKSDNQIIASLQQDVENINKSLTSIIDYIQEHKLEGRIKNLEQLYQASQSSRKPVNSSPNTPKLQLPDRTILTQAQNYDIEPPPKIAWKCIHIINAHSQSVTDLVITHDNKYLLSASWDQYLKIWALDSGHEIDSVKASDQGIVTVGASNLNYLDHGIVTGSLDQVVKIWSLKIDRQTALRERNSPRLKLNHTLTNHTGSIHGLEIASVKQIIISGSYDQTVKQWDLQSGRLLESCFDESGAINAIAIHEDSGFIASGGGDGEITLWELGGNKKLGLLVGNVTSLESIAISNSGSCIAGGCTDGSIKIWHLPTTEFSLFLEIEPSIELQGHHGQVMDLTFNSDGKLLYSGGVDGLIKIWHPATSKELGHLKIADDNRIFSLSLSQNGEFLAAGGVDGTIKIWQQTGN encoded by the coding sequence ATGATTATATTTTGGTTGGAATGGCTGGAATATTTAGGGGTTTTATTAACTATTATTGGCTTAGTTCTTTCTTTTAGTTTTGGCTCTAATAATTTATTATTTATTGCTATTACCATTACTTTTATTTTAAATATTTTAAATCGAGTTCGATCGGAAAATCGTAGTAAAGCTCGTATTGCTGGAGCTTTAAGTGTGCAACTGAAAAGATTTTCTGCCGATGTAGAAGAGATTAACCAAAAAATTAATCAATATATTGAACAACAAAAAACTCTCACTTCTCCTCCTAAAATTGCTAGTACTGTTCAAAAATCCGATAATCAAATTATCGCCTCTCTACAACAAGACGTAGAAAATATCAATAAATCTTTAACCAGTATTATTGACTATATCCAAGAACATAAATTAGAAGGTAGAATTAAAAATTTAGAGCAACTTTATCAGGCTTCTCAATCTTCCCGTAAACCTGTTAATTCTTCTCCTAATACCCCCAAATTACAATTACCCGATCGAACTATCTTAACTCAAGCACAAAATTATGATATTGAACCACCGCCGAAAATAGCTTGGAAATGTATTCATATCATTAACGCCCATAGTCAATCTGTCACCGATTTAGTGATTACCCACGACAATAAATATTTACTAAGTGCTTCATGGGATCAATATCTCAAAATTTGGGCTTTAGATAGTGGTCACGAAATTGATAGTGTTAAGGCTTCAGATCAAGGAATAGTAACGGTAGGTGCTAGTAACTTAAATTATTTAGATCATGGTATCGTTACAGGTAGTTTAGATCAAGTAGTCAAAATTTGGTCATTAAAGATCGATCGTCAAACGGCGCTGCGGGAGCGAAATTCCCCTAGATTAAAACTGAATCATACCTTAACCAACCATACAGGCTCAATTCATGGTTTAGAAATCGCCTCTGTTAAACAAATTATTATCAGTGGTAGTTATGATCAAACTGTCAAACAATGGGATTTACAAAGTGGACGTTTGTTAGAAAGTTGTTTTGATGAAAGTGGTGCGATTAATGCCATTGCCATTCATGAAGACAGTGGTTTTATTGCTAGTGGAGGCGGTGATGGTGAAATAACCCTTTGGGAATTAGGCGGTAACAAAAAATTAGGTTTATTAGTGGGCAATGTAACTTCTTTAGAATCGATCGCCATTAGTAACTCAGGGAGTTGTATCGCTGGAGGTTGTACTGATGGTTCAATTAAAATTTGGCACTTACCCACCACCGAATTTAGTTTATTTTTAGAGATAGAGCCCTCGATCGAGCTACAAGGACATCACGGACAAGTGATGGACTTAACCTTCAATAGCGACGGCAAACTCTTATATAGTGGCGGTGTTGATGGCTTAATTAAAATTTGGCATCCTGCCACCTCCAAAGAATTGGGGCATTTAAAAATAGCCGATGATAACCGTATTTTTTCTCTTTCCTTGAGTCAAAATGGTGAATTTTTAGCTGCAGGAGGAGTTGACGGTACGATTAAAATTTGGCAACAAACAGGAAATTAA
- the mgtE gene encoding magnesium transporter → MSDNVTTIAQNDSRHELRELVSSQLQLLLEKNNLEGAKALLVPVQPVDIAEAIEYLSPSMQLIAFRLLNKTEAIDVYEHLESSVQQALIEEFKRQEVLDIVDKMSPDDRVRLFDELPATVVSRILEQLSPEERQATNLLLGYEEDTAGRIMTPEYISLKQTLTVEETLDRIRSLAKASELIYYMYVTDASRHLAGIVSLRDLVLHSPHQLLEEIMTKDVVYVKTDMDQEEVARLIQRYDFLAVPVVDKELRLVGIVTVDDVIDILEREATEDIYALGAVQSDGDNYFQTNLFTVARRRVTWLLVLLLTNTVTGSIIGAQEDVLAQVTVLAAFIPLLIGTGGNIGTQSSTVVIRGLSTDEVSDLGTAKVIGREALAGLLLGLILGVLAGIWAYLLPQTERNIVVATSVGVSLVAISVLASVSGSSLPFLFKSIGLDPALMSAPFITTAVDVLGVLIYFSIARTMLGI, encoded by the coding sequence GTGAGTGACAATGTAACAACGATCGCACAAAATGATTCTCGCCATGAATTAAGAGAATTAGTAAGTTCTCAATTACAATTACTATTAGAAAAAAATAATCTTGAGGGTGCGAAGGCTTTATTAGTACCAGTGCAACCGGTGGATATTGCCGAAGCCATTGAATATTTATCCCCATCGATGCAGTTAATCGCTTTTCGATTACTCAATAAAACCGAAGCCATAGATGTTTATGAACATTTAGAATCTAGTGTACAACAAGCTCTGATTGAAGAATTTAAGCGACAGGAAGTCTTGGATATTGTGGATAAAATGTCCCCTGACGATCGAGTAAGATTATTTGATGAATTACCCGCTACAGTAGTTAGTCGCATTTTAGAACAATTAAGCCCTGAAGAAAGACAGGCGACTAATTTACTTTTGGGTTATGAGGAAGACACCGCCGGGAGAATCATGACTCCTGAGTATATCTCCCTTAAACAAACCTTAACCGTAGAAGAAACCCTCGATCGAATCCGCTCTTTAGCCAAGGCTTCTGAGTTAATCTATTATATGTATGTCACCGATGCTTCCCGACATTTAGCAGGTATTGTTTCCCTACGAGATTTAGTATTACATTCTCCTCATCAACTCCTTGAAGAAATCATGACGAAAGATGTGGTTTATGTTAAAACTGACATGGATCAAGAAGAAGTAGCTAGACTAATTCAAAGATACGACTTTTTGGCTGTGCCAGTGGTGGACAAAGAATTACGTCTAGTAGGCATTGTTACCGTAGATGATGTTATCGATATTTTAGAAAGGGAAGCCACCGAAGATATTTACGCTTTAGGGGCGGTACAATCAGACGGTGATAACTACTTTCAGACTAATCTTTTTACCGTAGCCCGAAGACGGGTAACATGGTTATTAGTCTTGTTACTTACTAATACCGTCACAGGAAGTATTATTGGTGCGCAAGAAGACGTATTAGCACAAGTTACCGTGTTAGCGGCTTTTATTCCTTTGTTAATTGGTACAGGAGGAAACATTGGCACTCAGTCTTCCACTGTCGTTATTCGAGGTTTAAGCACTGATGAAGTGAGTGATTTAGGCACGGCTAAAGTTATTGGTAGGGAAGCCTTAGCAGGATTGTTATTAGGTTTAATCTTAGGAGTTTTAGCAGGTATTTGGGCTTATTTATTACCCCAAACGGAACGAAATATTGTTGTAGCGACTTCTGTGGGAGTAAGTTTGGTCGCTATTTCTGTATTAGCTTCCGTTTCTGGTTCTTCTTTACCCTTTCTCTTTAAGTCTATCGGACTCGATCCAGCTTTGATGTCTGCACCCTTTATTACTACCGCCGTGGACGTTTTAGGGGTGTTGATTTATTTTTCGATCGCCCGTACAATGTTAGGGATTTAG
- a CDS encoding tellurite resistance TerB family protein, producing the protein MSEKIDFQLPESHSTILQILSAVAWADGDLSQEETEVLIEQFKTDLPVDPEPIAYMEDNMTLYDPFSTNPVVYEQIEARIQAESAFKDILNNYKYNPIPLTDLVSRLSSIEDRCLTVKLAYMVIKASADDEGNLICPDEKAVYRQLVELLELSNDIVTKIELEASQELDKFQHPFKALIHNVTSFFGQKVTLESIKKLAT; encoded by the coding sequence ATGTCAGAAAAAATAGATTTTCAATTACCAGAGTCTCACTCCACTATTTTACAGATTCTTAGTGCTGTTGCATGGGCAGATGGTGATTTGAGTCAGGAGGAAACGGAAGTATTAATAGAACAGTTTAAGACAGATTTGCCTGTTGATCCAGAACCGATCGCTTATATGGAGGATAATATGACTTTATATGATCCTTTTTCGACTAATCCTGTGGTTTATGAGCAAATAGAGGCGAGAATTCAAGCAGAGTCTGCTTTTAAAGATATTTTAAATAATTACAAATACAATCCCATTCCTTTAACGGATTTAGTTAGTCGTTTAAGTTCGATCGAGGATCGTTGTTTGACTGTAAAATTAGCTTATATGGTAATTAAAGCCAGTGCTGATGATGAAGGTAATTTAATTTGTCCTGATGAAAAAGCTGTTTATCGTCAACTGGTGGAATTATTAGAATTAAGTAATGATATTGTGACAAAAATAGAATTGGAAGCCTCTCAGGAGTTAGATAAGTTTCAACATCCTTTTAAGGCGCTTATACATAATGTTACCAGTTTTTTTGGTCAAAAAGTTACCCTTGAAAGTATCAAAAAATTAGCAACTTAA
- a CDS encoding type II toxin-antitoxin system HicB family antitoxin translates to MTQYAVIYEKGEHNWGAIVPDLPGCVSIGDTLEEVQENVKEAIALYLEVLLERGNNIPQPRTQVGFVEVAA, encoded by the coding sequence ATGACACAATACGCAGTAATTTATGAAAAAGGAGAGCATAATTGGGGTGCGATCGTACCTGATTTGCCCGGATGTGTTAGCATTGGGGATACTTTAGAAGAAGTGCAGGAAAATGTGAAAGAAGCGATCGCACTCTATCTGGAAGTATTGCTAGAAAGGGGAAATAATATTCCACAACCTCGAACACAAGTGGGATTTGTCGAAGTAGCTGCTTAG
- a CDS encoding metallophosphoesterase family protein gives MFNLINNKKLKLLIVTLISLTVFILLSNLGKNNSYSQVITENNFSPEIQQIITQYNPRQPTRGDVRLLVISDLNSAYGSTEYEKEVDLAVKMIPFWQPDLILCSGDMIAGQKSTLTPQQIRAMWKAFDSHIAQPIRNLNIPFGFTIGNHDASGAISNNQFTFQQERDLAVEYWHNPSHNTRVNFLDRSQFPFYYTFEQNGIFFLVWDGSTSRIPRDKLAWVEKSLASKTAQEAKMRIIIGHLPLYAVAKGRDKVGEVLNNPEQLRAVLEKYNVHTYISGHQHGYYPAHKGDLQLLHTGALGSGARQLLNTDIPPQKTLTVIDINFKEKYLTKYTTYGLPNFQVINHQELPRFIQGHNGIVYRRDVVDR, from the coding sequence ATGTTTAACTTAATCAATAATAAAAAACTCAAGTTATTAATAGTAACTTTAATCAGTTTAACTGTCTTTATTCTTCTGTCAAACTTAGGGAAAAATAACAGTTATTCACAAGTAATTACTGAAAACAATTTTTCTCCAGAAATTCAACAAATTATTACACAATATAACCCTCGACAACCGACACGAGGAGATGTCAGATTACTGGTAATTAGTGACTTAAATAGTGCCTACGGTTCAACGGAATACGAAAAAGAGGTAGATTTAGCAGTAAAAATGATCCCTTTTTGGCAACCTGATCTAATATTATGTAGCGGTGACATGATAGCAGGGCAAAAATCCACCCTCACTCCCCAACAAATACGAGCTATGTGGAAGGCTTTTGATAGTCACATCGCCCAACCCATCAGAAATTTAAACATTCCCTTTGGCTTCACCATTGGCAACCATGACGCATCGGGTGCTATCAGTAACAATCAATTTACTTTTCAACAAGAAAGAGATTTAGCTGTAGAGTATTGGCACAATCCGAGTCATAACACTAGGGTAAATTTTCTCGATCGATCGCAATTTCCCTTCTATTATACCTTTGAACAAAACGGAATTTTCTTTTTAGTCTGGGATGGTTCAACCAGTCGTATCCCTAGGGATAAACTAGCATGGGTAGAAAAAAGCCTCGCATCGAAAACTGCTCAAGAAGCGAAAATGAGAATAATTATCGGACATTTACCCCTATATGCCGTTGCCAAAGGTAGAGACAAAGTGGGAGAAGTCTTGAACAATCCTGAACAACTAAGAGCTGTACTAGAAAAATATAATGTACATACTTATATCAGTGGACATCAACACGGTTATTATCCTGCCCACAAAGGAGATTTACAATTATTACACACTGGAGCATTAGGTTCAGGCGCTCGTCAACTGCTCAATACCGACATTCCTCCTCAAAAAACCCTGACAGTCATCGATATTAATTTTAAGGAAAAATACTTAACAAAATATACAACCTATGGATTACCAAATTTTCAAGTTATTAACCATCAAGAATTACCCAGATTCATCCAAGGACATAACGGCATCGTTTATCGTAGAGATGTTGTAGATCGATAG
- a CDS encoding type II toxin-antitoxin system HicA family toxin, with the protein MKVRDVLKRLKKDGWYQVRMRGSHRVLAHDHKSGIVVVPGKPSDDIPIGTLNAIWKQAQIGD; encoded by the coding sequence ATGAAAGTTAGAGATGTACTTAAACGACTAAAAAAAGATGGATGGTATCAAGTTAGAATGCGTGGCAGTCACAGAGTTTTAGCACACGATCACAAATCTGGTATCGTAGTTGTACCGGGAAAGCCTAGTGATGATATTCCCATTGGTACACTGAACGCAATTTGGAAACAAGCACAAATAGGAGATTAA
- the holA gene encoding DNA polymerase III subunit delta produces the protein MTIYLYWGEDDFAMSQAISTLKQDNLDRDWIQFNYDKFAGDKEDSILSALMQVMTPPFGGGDRFVWLLETNIFQGCSEELLTQLQRTIPQIPDSTHFLLTTSKKPDARIKSTKLISKYAKVVEFSLISPWQTEILVKKVEEVAQEKQINLTNSAIKILASCVGNDSRLLWQELEKLAIYQGDNSQPIDEETVKSLVNVSTQNSLQLAQAILDRNISLALTLVQDLITLNEPALRIVATLVGQFRTWAIVKTMIELGEKDEKKIAESADIGNPKRIYFLRQEIKNRSSKELLSSLPILLELESSLKLGADPLNTLETKIIELCNV, from the coding sequence ATGACAATTTATTTATATTGGGGTGAAGATGATTTTGCCATGAGTCAGGCAATTTCTACCTTAAAACAAGATAACCTCGATCGAGACTGGATACAGTTCAATTATGACAAATTTGCTGGAGATAAGGAAGATTCCATACTTTCGGCTTTAATGCAGGTAATGACTCCTCCCTTTGGTGGGGGCGATCGATTTGTATGGTTGCTTGAAACAAATATCTTTCAAGGTTGTTCCGAAGAATTATTAACCCAATTACAACGTACAATTCCTCAGATACCAGACTCCACACATTTTTTATTAACCACTAGCAAAAAACCCGATGCCAGAATTAAAAGTACAAAGTTAATTAGTAAATATGCCAAAGTAGTAGAATTTTCCTTAATTTCTCCTTGGCAAACAGAAATTTTAGTGAAAAAAGTTGAAGAAGTTGCTCAAGAAAAACAAATAAATTTAACCAATTCTGCCATAAAAATTTTAGCTAGTTGTGTGGGAAATGATAGTCGGTTGTTGTGGCAAGAATTAGAAAAATTAGCAATTTATCAAGGGGATAATTCACAACCGATTGATGAAGAAACTGTCAAAAGTTTAGTTAATGTTAGTACTCAAAATAGTTTACAATTAGCCCAAGCTATTCTCGATCGAAATATATCCCTAGCTTTAACTTTAGTACAAGATTTAATTACCTTAAATGAACCAGCGTTGAGGATTGTTGCCACTTTAGTTGGTCAATTTCGTACATGGGCGATCGTCAAAACTATGATCGAATTAGGAGAAAAAGACGAGAAAAAAATTGCTGAATCTGCGGATATAGGCAACCCAAAAAGAATCTATTTTTTAAGACAAGAAATTAAAAATCGATCGAGCAAAGAATTATTATCTAGTTTACCTATTTTACTAGAATTAGAATCAAGTTTAAAACTAGGAGCTGATCCCTTAAATACCTTAGAAACTAAAATTATTGAGTTGTGCAATGTTTAA
- the mgtE gene encoding magnesium transporter has translation MSDNKTIEQNDSRHELRELVHSQLELLLAQNNLEGAKTLLIPVQPVDIAEAIEYLPDSEQAIAFRLLDKNKAIYVYEHLETTVQQALIEDFKRQEVLDIVGNMSPDDRVQLFDELPSEVVSRILAELSPEERQATNLLLGYEEDTAGRIMTPEYVAFPSNLTIGEVLSQLRAKAKVSELIYYIYVLDDASHLVGVVSLRDLVINPQDSILEEIMSKDIVYVKTNLDQEEVARLIQRYDFLAIPVVDRELRLVGVVTVDDVIDIIQAEATEDIYALSALSADGDNYFQMNIFAVAKKRVTWLLVLLVTNSFTGTIIGAQEDILAEVTVLAAFIPLLIDSGGNIGTQSSTVVIRGISTDEVRDLGVGKVIYREGVAGLILGVVLGLITMVWAYLLPQTEKNVNISFTVGVSLICISFLASIAGSALPFLFKRLGLDPALMSGPFITTAVDVLGVLIYFNVARVMLGF, from the coding sequence ATGAGTGACAATAAGACGATCGAACAAAATGATTCTCGCCACGAATTAAGGGAGTTAGTTCACTCTCAATTAGAATTGTTATTAGCACAAAATAATCTGGAAGGTGCAAAAACATTATTAATTCCCGTGCAACCTGTGGATATTGCCGAAGCCATTGAATACCTCCCCGATTCAGAACAGGCGATCGCCTTTCGACTATTAGACAAAAATAAAGCGATCTATGTATATGAACATTTAGAAACTACAGTACAACAAGCATTAATTGAAGACTTTAAACGACAGGAAGTACTAGATATTGTTGGTAATATGTCTCCTGACGATCGAGTTCAGTTATTCGATGAGTTACCCTCAGAAGTTGTCAGTCGCATTTTAGCAGAATTAAGCCCCGAAGAACGTCAAGCCACCAATCTTTTATTAGGTTACGAAGAAGATACTGCAGGGCGTATCATGACTCCTGAATATGTGGCATTTCCTAGTAATTTAACCATTGGGGAAGTTTTAAGCCAATTAAGGGCAAAAGCAAAGGTATCAGAATTAATTTACTATATTTATGTTCTTGATGATGCTAGTCATTTAGTGGGGGTTGTATCCCTGCGAGATTTAGTAATTAATCCTCAAGACAGCATCTTAGAGGAAATTATGAGCAAAGATATTGTCTATGTTAAGACAAATTTAGATCAAGAAGAAGTTGCTCGATTAATTCAGCGTTATGATTTTCTAGCTATCCCCGTAGTCGATCGAGAATTGCGTTTAGTAGGAGTTGTCACCGTTGATGATGTGATTGATATTATACAAGCAGAAGCCACGGAAGATATATACGCCCTCAGTGCTTTATCTGCCGATGGGGATAATTATTTTCAGATGAATATTTTTGCTGTTGCCAAAAAAAGAGTTACATGGTTATTGGTGTTATTAGTAACCAACAGTTTTACTGGTACGATTATTGGCGCTCAAGAAGATATTTTGGCAGAAGTAACGGTGTTAGCCGCTTTTATTCCCTTGTTAATCGATAGTGGTGGAAATATTGGTACTCAGTCATCTACGGTGGTAATTAGGGGAATTAGTACCGATGAAGTGAGAGATTTAGGGGTAGGTAAAGTAATTTATCGAGAGGGAGTCGCAGGGTTAATTTTAGGGGTAGTTTTGGGGCTTATTACCATGGTTTGGGCTTATTTATTACCTCAAACCGAGAAAAATGTCAATATTTCTTTTACTGTAGGAGTAAGTTTGATCTGTATTTCTTTCTTAGCCTCGATCGCAGGTTCGGCTTTACCCTTTCTCTTTAAGCGTTTAGGACTCGATCCCGCCCTCATGTCTGGTCCTTTTATTACTACAGCGGTGGATGTTTTAGGGGTGTTAATTTATTTTAATGTCGCCCGTGTTATGTTGGGATTTTAA